The following proteins come from a genomic window of Daphnia carinata strain CSIRO-1 chromosome 6, CSIRO_AGI_Dcar_HiC_V3, whole genome shotgun sequence:
- the LOC130692668 gene encoding uncharacterized protein LOC130692668 isoform X1 → MLEVLRQRLTLLYRFETLNYTQITATMDCVVEDNVLHTNHDIIQQSHVATNIQDGRPFPEWCGRYVTIQETNEKSKPSKYKEPSWFIVQTLERGCDNNLLCLYSFVTRYWLSTDHKFLLYPPCTTSEGNLNPACWGEKTFERFHHPFNTWLEYDVHNIMNPENKPVNFTRAYLLLREENVKTAVRLQLLRQSEQVPSSTLFKVATVANQGPNF, encoded by the exons ATGCTTGAAGTTCTTCGACAGAGACTCACGTTATTGTACCGTTTTGAAACGCTAAATTACACGCAG ATTACTGCCACCATGGATTGTGTAGTTGAAGATAACGTGTTACATACCAACCACGACATAATTCAGCAGTCACACGTTGCAACGAACATTCAG GATGGAAGACCATTTCCAGAATGGTGTGGAAGATATGTTACGATACAGGAAACTAATGAAAAAAGCAAACCTTCCAAATACAAAGAGCCTTCATGGTTTATCGTACAAACCTTAGAGAGGGGCTGTGACAACAATCTCTTATGTTTATACAGCTTTGTGACCCGTTACTGGTTATCAACGGACCACAAGTTTCTGCTGTACCCACCATGTACTACATCAGAAGGCAATTTGAATCCTGCGtgttggggggaaaaaacatttgaaagatTCCACCATCCATTCAATACTTGGCTGGAATACGATgttcataatattatgaatCCAGAGAACAAGCCTG tgaATTTTACGAGAGCTTACCTACTTTTACGAGAGGAAAACGTGAAGACAGCAGTCCGCCTACAGTTGTTACGGCAATCAGAACAAGTTCCGTCATCAACATTATTCAAA gTAGCAACAGTGGCGAACCAAGGGCCCAACTTTTGA
- the LOC130692668 gene encoding uncharacterized protein LOC130692668 isoform X2 codes for MDCVVEDNVLHTNHDIIQQSHVATNIQDGRPFPEWCGRYVTIQETNEKSKPSKYKEPSWFIVQTLERGCDNNLLCLYSFVTRYWLSTDHKFLLYPPCTTSEGNLNPACWGEKTFERFHHPFNTWLEYDVHNIMNPENKPVNFTRAYLLLREENVKTAVRLQLLRQSEQVPSSTLFKVATVANQGPNF; via the exons ATGGATTGTGTAGTTGAAGATAACGTGTTACATACCAACCACGACATAATTCAGCAGTCACACGTTGCAACGAACATTCAG GATGGAAGACCATTTCCAGAATGGTGTGGAAGATATGTTACGATACAGGAAACTAATGAAAAAAGCAAACCTTCCAAATACAAAGAGCCTTCATGGTTTATCGTACAAACCTTAGAGAGGGGCTGTGACAACAATCTCTTATGTTTATACAGCTTTGTGACCCGTTACTGGTTATCAACGGACCACAAGTTTCTGCTGTACCCACCATGTACTACATCAGAAGGCAATTTGAATCCTGCGtgttggggggaaaaaacatttgaaagatTCCACCATCCATTCAATACTTGGCTGGAATACGATgttcataatattatgaatCCAGAGAACAAGCCTG tgaATTTTACGAGAGCTTACCTACTTTTACGAGAGGAAAACGTGAAGACAGCAGTCCGCCTACAGTTGTTACGGCAATCAGAACAAGTTCCGTCATCAACATTATTCAAA gTAGCAACAGTGGCGAACCAAGGGCCCAACTTTTGA